The following are encoded in a window of Eschrichtius robustus isolate mEscRob2 chromosome 1, mEscRob2.pri, whole genome shotgun sequence genomic DNA:
- the BLOC1S6 gene encoding biogenesis of lysosome-related organelles complex 1 subunit 6, with product MSVPGPPSLDGVLAGPPDGLEAGGPTPGLSDASPDEGLIEDLTIEDKAVEQLAEGLLSHYLPDLQRSKQALQELTQNQVVLLDTLEQEISKFKECHSMLDINALFTEAKHYHAKLVNIRKEMLMLHEKTSKLKKRALKLQQKRQKEELEREQQREKEFEREKQLTAKPAKRT from the exons ATGAGTGTCCCTGGGCCGCCTTCCCTGGACGGGGTCCTGGCAGGGCCACCCGACGGCCTGGAGGCCGGGGGCCCGACGCCGG GTTTAAGTGACGCTTCTCCAGATGAAGGGTTAATAGAGGACTTGACCATAGAAGACaaagctgtggagcaactggcAGAAGGCTTGCTTTCTCACTACTTGCCAGATCTGCAGAGATCAAAACAAGCTCTCCAGGAACTCAC ACAGAACCAAGTTGTATTATTAGACACACTGGAACAAGagatttcaaaatttaaagaatGTCATTCTATGTTGGATATTAATGCTTTG TTCACTGAAGCGAAACACTATCATGCCAAGTTGGTGAATATAAGAAAAGAGATGCTGATGCTTCATGAAAAGACATCAAAGTTAAAA AAAAGAGCACTTAAACTGCAGCAGAAGAGGCAAAAAGAAGAGCTGGAAAGGGAGCAGCAACGAGAGAaggaatttgaaagagaaaagcagTTAACTGCCAAACCAGCTAAAAGGACGTGA